Part of the Echeneis naucrates chromosome 1, fEcheNa1.1, whole genome shotgun sequence genome, TGAATTACACATAAGGGCTGATTCTACAGAACCAGGTCAGCCTCCAGACCTTCAGAGCTTTGGAGAACTCTTACCTGATGTACGGCTTCAGGATCCTGGAGGTGTACGGACTCTTTATGGTCTGCTCCAGACTTCCTTCCGCTCCCATGAGGCGATGCCAGAAAGAGACTGAGTGCTGCTGGACTCCTCTTCTGCTTGACAGGCTGGTCTGTAATCAAACtttcacactcagactcagaggaTCCTCAACCAGAACCCGatcacaaaaaacacatctaGAGTCACAGAGTCCTGATGCTCACTCTTTAGAGCTACAGTCAGATTAGAAACATCAGAGAACCGCCCACTCTGACCGGGCCAGGACCAGAATGGGTGTTGGTACCTGGAACCGATCCAGAATCCGCAGCTCCTGGCTGTTGGTGCAGTACTTCCCCATGACTCCCATCTGTGTCCCTGCCTCCTGGGCGCCATAGATCCCTCCCACCAGACTGAGGGTGGCGCTGACCGCCCGGTCGATGTCCAGCAGGGGGAGCCCTCTCTGCCGCTTGGCTTGGCGGACCAACAGCTTCCTGTGGAGGCGTTTGGCCTGCGGGGTGACTGCCAAGGCCAGCGGGCAGGCATCCAGCCTTCGCAGCAGCATCTTCTCCTCATACAGCGTGAGGTGGGCGTAGCGTGGACTCTGGGAAACACTGCCAGCTCCATCTGCTTTGTCAGGATGAGTCATCCTTCGCcgctctgcccccccaccaacacAACCACCAGCAGTGACAGGGGGTCCGCCTTGTCCCACCGACTCAAAGTCGTCGTCTCCCTCGTGGCCTTCATCATCCTCGCTCTCTGCTTCACGTTTGATGTGAGCTGGTACTGGGCGGAGCTTCTTACGGGCAGCCATGCTGGCACTGGGAGGAGGAAGGTACTCCATTCCAGGGTCAATCATCCCATCCGCCTCCATCTCCTCATCATCTGGAGGCCGAGCAAAGATGTCAGACCATCACATCACAACAACCACTGATGACCGAGAACGCCTTTTAACTCACCGTGGAACAGCGCCTGCGGCGGCATGGGGTCGGGGATGAGGTCAGCTTCTGACAACAGGCTTGGTGTAGCAGAGTGAGATGCTGGTGTTCCCGGGGCAGAGAAGTCCGGTGAAGGTGACGGCGATGGGCTGGTGAGCGGCGTTCGGTCCGAAGAGCTGAGGGAGGAGAAATCAATGACCTCACCTTTCTCCAGGACGATATCTGGGCGGCGCCCAGAGCTCCCACTGCGACCACTGCCCAGTTTAACGGGCGTGGAGGAGGCACTGCGGTCAGTATAGCCTCCCACCGCCTCTTTCTGGGCCCGCCGGATGTCTTTTGCCTCCTGTGTGCGAGAGCGcttctccttcagctgcatGGCGTTCTCCACGGGGTTCCTGGCTCCACGTTTCCTCAGACCCTCCACAGTGATTATCGGGTCCATAGCTGGTTTGGAGGCTGCGACACATCGGCTCAGGTTAACTGCCCTGCTGCGGTTTAACAAACCTCTGAGCAGAATGAAGCTCACCTTTACTCTTCGTGGTGGTCTTGTCCACGTCCGGTCTCAGGGTTGGAGGTCTGTTCTGGACCAGCTTCCACCAGCCGGGTTCACCGAACTCCTGCGCTCCAGAGCGAAAGAAGGTGGGACTGCCAACCGACAGACACCCGGCGACTGTGCTCCACCACGTCGATGTCTTCTTCCTACAAGGAGACCGACACAATGTCAGAGACACCGAGCTAGTCCGGCCTGGTCTgggtcccggtcccggtcctgttgagtgtttgtgtctgtgtcacctGGTTCCCAGCAGGAAGTTCCAGTGTCGGCCAATGAAAGCACAGATGTCCTCCTTCCACCTAAAGTAACCCTGACGACCAGTTCCCTCCAGAGAAAGATTGTACATGGCCAACATCACCACCTGACatacaacagacacacattatAAGTTTACAGTGATAAAACAGCTCCAACTTTGATCAGTCTGTTTTCTACCTGCTGCCAGGTGAGCCTCATTCTATCAAATGTCTCCTTGTCATCCTCTGAACAGTCGGAGCAGGTGAATTTGAAGAAGTTGTCTCCTTTAAGGTAACTGGGCTGTTCTCCGCGGAGCTGAGCTGAGGACAGACGGACAGGCGACACCAGTTCACACCAGTTCCACCCTTTTCACACCTGTTCAAGCCTGagcactctgattggctgtctcACCTGCAGGTATCCACCTGTGGCAGCGATCACAGTAGAAGGACATGTCCTCGCAGGCCCAGCCTCCGTCAGCCTCCTCACCTACGTCGCTGGTCAGAGAGTCTCCGCTCTGGTCGTGTGACAGATCCACCGAGCCCTGATCCTCCGATTCCACAATCAGCAGCgtctccccctccacctccccctcctccaaacCCTCCGAGGTAGACGTGCACGCCGCCTCGTCCTCACCCGCCCCCAGCTGTTCGCTGCTGCTGTCCATCGAGCCTGGCATCCACAGCAGCACACCTGGACAGGTAAACAGGAGTGTGGTACCTGTCTCAGGGGTTGTCCTGTGGGCGgagctctgtctctctgcgtTGTCTCTCCTCCTTCAGGTGTCTGGTCAGGATCCTCTGCTCCTCCAACCTCCTCAGattctccttcttcctctcccaccGCTCCAGGTCGCGGACTACACCTTCATGGAGACGCTGAAACCACAGACCCAGTCTGGTTAGCAAGACTAGATTTAGAATCCACcttccttcaaaataaagtgagCTGGTTTGGTCAGCGCAGAGCGGTGAAGTGTTATCGAAGAAAATGTTGATTAACGAACATTTTTGTGATCCGCGTAAATTTTCCTGCAATTAGCTTGTTTAACTTTTCAAAACGGTGGAGCGTTTGATCCATTTAAACGGACACCGGAGCTGCTCCACAGAGGCCTGCTGACTGATGCGGTCCGGATTCACGTTCCTCGGTGACCTTCGACCCGGATGACCGAGAACGAAAACCAGACAAACTGTTTCCGTCACTTCTGattttactgatttattttgacTGTCTAGCCGGATTTGATTTGTCCTGACCGGGACAGTTTTCGGTTCGGTGCAGAAACGGAGCACCGAACCCCGCCGGATGCTAGCTTCGAACGGTGCGTTAACTTCCCGTGACCTCCGGCTCCGGGATGCTACCGGTCAGCTAACGGTCAGGCCGAGATCCGGATCGGGTCTCCCCGGTGTACCTGTCGGTCCCAGGCCTGTTTGAGGTGGACGGCGGCCACGGTGCCCACAGTCAGAACGACGGAGAGGCCGAGGACCGCCTTCGAGGCTTTCGACATGCCGCAGTCTGGAGCTCCACGTTagcctgctgctgcctctgcttctGCCGCTGATCCGCCGCTGTCTCCAGGCCTGAAGAGCCGAGCAGCGCCCCCCTCCGACCGGAGTCTGGACCAGGCCCCAAACCAGATCCACTTCTGATGATGAAGATTGAAATAATTTAGCCAAAGTgagaaactttatttaaaaacagaagctCACTTAATGCAGCCAACAGCCAACCAGAGGCGTGATGTTGAAACGTCATCCATCCAAGAAGTTTGACTGACATTTCTGTCGATCGATCAATGAGGAGCCCTGAGCCCCCCCACTGGGGACCTGAGTCCTCAGCTCTCCTCGGTCTCCCTCCATCTGTTGGATGAAGCAGGCAGGCCCACCTCGTTTTAAATACAGGAAACTGAGGAGGTGGATCACTCCATCAATCTGTCCAGATCCTGTTTGACATAATGAGATGACCTTCTGCCGTCGGGGTCAGACCATACAGGACGCCCAAAGTTCTGAATCCTATGAATTTGTGTGTACCGACAATTAAGATTTGAAATGCTTGATGTGTCTGTTCTTATGGTAGAATATTATTGAGGCAGCCTCTGAGTCCAAGGCCAGTTTTCCCACAGAGACAATAAAAAACATATGAAATCAGTCAAATCTGACTGGTTTTTCCAGGATTTACTGGCCAAATGGAAATGcagacagaaaaggacaaattGGACAGATGAAAGTCAATTTTATTGATCAAGTAACATGAATAAGACAAATGCTTCACTGCACATACAATCTggagagcaaaataaaaataaatagtgtcACAGCAATAAATTAAGAGCTTGAAATGGACCAGCTGACTGTCGTGAAGATGCTGAGTCATGTTGGTCTCTGAGGACGACTGTGCAGTTCGATGGCtatttacacacatttcatattttacacaCGTTTCTTCAGCTTGAGTCATTTCACAGTCTTCTTTTCACAACAACTTcagcaacaatttaaaaaactacGAAAAGCAAAAAGCAGCGGCTGATTATTAAAAACCTGTAGTTACATGTTACAACAGCATCGTCACAGCTATCAACGTTTCTTTAATACATCTTCAGTATCAAATACTTCAGTCGGGTTACAAAAATATCACAATCTTCACTCCCTGTGACCTGGAGACGTCAGTGAACGCAGCAGTTCCCAACCCACAGAACCAGaaccctgatcctgattctgaggTGACAGTTCTGATCTTTCTGGAACTGTCCGTCATCCAGTCAGCATTTGGGAGTCACTCTGTTTTGGTGTCTTATGGACCTGAAGTCCAAACAGAGTCCAGGCTCAGTTGAGAGCTGCTGTGTTGAACCTCAGTCTTAAATCCAGACCAGATCCACTGTGAGCTCGTCCAGTCTCATGTGCATTCCATCACAGCTGCAGTGAATAAACATCTGGACACAAATGCTGCAGGTTCTCCAGCATGTAACCGACTTCCTGGTTACAGCTTTCATAGTCCAGCTCTGTGTCCACgcacgcgcacgcgcacacacacacacacacacacacatacacacacactgtatgctgaacatgacaaaaatgaaaatgagcaacaaaagctgatgtaaacattatttcagaaaacaaatgcacCTGAGACTGTTGAAGTCCCATCATCACATTTGACTTTTAACCACACAGACATGAAGGCAAGAGTCAGTCAAAGGGTCATTAGCCTCAGGTGAGTTTCCAACCCACCTGtgagctaatgttagctttaTTTGTCGGCTATCTACAGCTAAAAAAAAGGTTGGTTTTAATTTCAGccaataaaatgttgaaatgaaatgtttttcagctACTTCGTTCCGGCTCCATCTAAAatcacaaatgttttaaaagttgAATCTGCTGCCACATCACTCTGACCAAAGGTTACCGTGGGTAACCATTGCAGTCACATGACTGTGTAGTTAAAGGCGTTTAAGCATTGTGATACTGGTAAAGACATACAACGCTTCACTAATGAGATTGAGAGATGTTAAACATCAGCTGACACCATGAGGATCATCTAAAACTGTCTCCACCCTGAAACTCTGCATCAGAGCTGCCATGATCCAGTCACATGATCAGCACGAGAGGAACTCCTGAAACATACCAACAGAGTCAAAGACCTTCGGCTGAAAGCTGTTGGCCTAGCATCATCAGAGGAAAGTCTCTGGCCTCATCTTTATATGTCGTGATGAGTCACAGACACTGACAACTTTCAACTCagtgacattttgtttgtgaattTAACTGATTTAAGTTTGTAGCTTAAATAAACTTTTTATTAGCTCAACcaatgaaaagagaaaccaaCTCTTCACCAAACAACACAAGTTCAAAGCAACGCTAAAGACTTTGTCTCATTTGCTGGCAGGCTAGCAGCTAACCTCCACCAAGAGGCTGAATGAACGTGTGGAGCAGACCCACCTGAACGGGCAGAAGGTGTTTCTGCTAGGCAACACAACCTGGTGACAACAAATTACGTTGTTGGACTTTcgacacacaatcacacaaacttTTTGGGACTCTGTTGACGTGAAAATCAAACAGGATTCTTCTTCATTCCGAACACAAATATTTTAGGACCAAAATGTAATTGTACAGTTGACTCACAACTAACCAGAAGTTACTACCTGGAGATGTCAAACCCTTCATGTGTTTCTGGACACAGAAACACTTCATAACACACCTGAGCTCAGACTGCTGGACTACTGCGTCTCACTGAGTTCCCCCTTCAATGAAAAGTGTTCACATTGTTAAATTTACACAGACTAACTTCCCGCCCCCCAATCAGGTGTTGATGAGTTAAGGTGGTTAAGGTGAAATTTAAACCGACAAAGGAAACAAAGCATCTTCGTGTCAAGTCCGGTTGTTGAATGCAGTTTGATGTTCAGCCGGCGATCTGGTGACTTCATTGGCCACTTCAGTCCCGGGAAGGACGACAGCATCCAAAAGTGGAAACTTTATTGATCCAGACTGCTCTTTGACAACATGCAGTGAAAAGTTGGCAGATCAAAAAAAGCCAAAGCTTCCAGGTGGGTTGTTGAACATCCCATGAGCTCCACGataagaaagagaagaacaggGTAAGGAGACGAGGCGTCTGCGTAAGCGAGGCTGCTACCACTACAAGAGCTTGGCGAATTATTTAGCACTCCATTCATGGAGGACGGCGGCAACGGCGGGGGTTTGTTTGGAGGCATCTACcaagctgagaaaaaaacacGACGTCAGCATCAGCTTTGACCCCTCGGTCGAGTCCCGGCGACCTGCGGTGGGATCAGGAGTCAAGACACGAATGCGAACGAACTAAATTTAACCCAGGCACAAatgttaaccccccccccccaaaagagaaaaacaaacacaaaaaacttttgGCTTGTGATTATATACAGTGGCTCTCTGTGAAACAGTTTGATGTCTATCAGGTTTCCACAGACGTGCAGAACTGGATTTGGCGACCCAGCGCCGGCGTCAAAGGTCAGGGTCAAGTCTTCGAGCTGGGAGGAGGTGAAGCTAACtgttttttgtccatttgtaTGTCTGAATTTGTGCAGTGATTCTTCAGTCAACTTTAAATTATGGTGTTGTGTGGGTATGACCCTCAACTAGCTCCGCCCCCTCCCTCTGGCACCACCTCCAGCTACTGGTGGACCTCGTTGGCGATCAGACTGTCCTCCCCTGACTGGAAATCCGCCTCATTGATGCTGTTCCCTCCGTTCAGCATCTCCTCTTCCTGAGATGACCCACGGTCCTCCTCGCCGCTGCCACCACCCGGCTCATCAGAGTTTGGGTCCTGCAGCACCTGAGCAATGtacatctgctgctgttgctgctgctgctgctgctgctgctgctgcaacacacaaaagaaaggcACAAAACCAGCAGGTTaaccagcagagggagacacTGAGCTTCCTGTGCTGCCGCCATCACATTTGACTGACGGGTCGTTCGTCTGTTTGACAGAGTCCTGGACCGTATTTCAGATTGtccagtcttaaaaaaaaaaaaaaagttatttggtTAAGTCGCTCACCTGAGCTTTGGTGACGGGGGAAGACGAGGGACGAGCTGGACGTCCATTCTCCACAGTGTCCACATCGTTGTCCTTGGTGTCGATCTGAAGCAGAGGTACAGAGTGAGGCAGTGAACGGACGAGGAACATGGACGTTGGTTCAAAGCATCCATGACGCGTGTCCTACCTTGTAGTTGTGGGCACTAAGATACTTGAAATGTCCAAAACAGACGTGAGACAGACAAACCACAATAGTGACGATCAGCACCACCAAAGTGAACCTGGAGGTCGGTGTCTCGAAACCTGTTAGCATTAGTTAGCATTATTCACATATTGATACAACAAGAAACTTCCTGCCTGGACTCATCAGCTCCAGGGACTGGATCCTGTCTGGCTGATGTCGTCCTGAAAAGGAGGGCGGGACTTACCTGTGCGCACggtggagaagaagagcagccAGAAGAGGCAGAGGATCGGCGCAGCCACCACCTGAGTGACGGCTCCAGAGTGGATCTTCTTGTCCAGTTTGGAGGGCAGGTAGGCATAGTACATGTTGTACCGGTCCACCAGGTGTTTGAGCAGCATGTACATCAGACCTGCAGGAGACAGGAATTCCCACAGACAGTTTTGGGTTGGTCACTGCTGACGCAGCAGGATTACACATTaatcctggttctggtcctggtccaggagAGATCTGTTTCAGATCAAATCAGAAACTCTTCTGGACTTGGCAGACCTCCACTGATCCTCTCTGGTTTCTGGACTTGAACCTGAACTTGAAAACTTCAGGACTGACAATGTAATGTTGACTGCGGGTGATGCTGTCggacagacagcagcatgcAGCTGGGACTGACCGAAGGGGACGATGATGGGACAGGTGATGCTGTAGGCCATGACCACTGTGAAGACGTTCATCATCCACGCGTACGCGGCACCGAACTGGAACTCATAGGCCTGATGCTAGAGGGACATGACGCCAGAGAGACGGAGACAATGATGAATGCATGGACCATGTTGGATGTTGTGTTCTTAGTGATAGATCCAGGTCAATGTCTGTCCTCACCCTCTTGACGTTGCGGCGGTCAGCGGCCGAGCGAGCTAGACACAGTCGGATCATGTACATCAGCAGACCAGGGATCCTCAACAGATCCATGGCGTTCCCGATGAAAGCTGAAGTGATGACATAGTTGACAAAGAACGCTCCATTGTCCGGCAGGAAGACGCACCTAGGGGGGACACAGCAGTGCATCCTTGGAATGACTAATCAATAACCAATAAACTATAGATAAATCATACTTCCAGCAGGAAATAAGAGCTGAACACATTGAAGTACAACTATTAAGTATTCAACCTTTGCTTAAATTcaatgtttaattaaattttgtCATGAAATgcgttttattttaaatctattaATTTATTCTCACTGGAttaaaaaagggttagggttagggacaAACATCAGACTGCTCTTGttgtttcctttgaaaatgGAATAATTAAATCACTGAATGTAACAGCAATGCAAAGCTAAATATTAATGAAGAACTTTAAAAGTCAAAtaagaaatctgattttaatatttcctcaAATATAACTTTGTGAAATGATTTAGTCTCAACATCGGCAGCTCTGGACTCAAACACTCACTCAAATCGAACTTTAGCATCAGCCAGGAACTTCCTGTCAAAGAGCCAGCGGAAGAAAACGTCCAGGCTGGAAACGAAGGAAACATGTTAGGACAAAGGACAACAGGGGTCACAGGTCACTCATGATTACGTCAATTTTCATCACCTGCTGAGTCCAAGAGAAGGcagcaacaggaccatgaaGATCAGGAAGGTGTAACACTTGTGCATCGTGGTCCTGTTTTCTCCAGACCTGTGGACACACAATGAGAGACTGACTGAAGGTTTGGAGGGATTGGAGACCTGGACAAGTTGAAGACTTGAGGAGTCCCCCCCATCCCCTTCAGGCTCTCTCTCATTgcccccccactctctctctctgccgaCCCAACCAGTCAAGGAAGACACCCCCCTCCCTGAGCTTGCATCTGCcccaggtttctgtctctgtctcctgtctgctcTTAGTGGGATCTGTTGGTCTCTCTAACAGCTCCACacagagtttggtctggacctcTCTGTATGAAGAGCCTTGATGGAACGTCATGATTTGGAGCCatagaaataaatttgatttgatctgagaGTTACCTGGTCCAATGAGCTTCGAAGAAGGCGGAGTAATAAACGATGGTtggaagcagagcagagaacGCCCAGAGAAGAAGAGTCGGGAAGAACTGAGTGACAATCGGATTctagacagacagtcagacagagagacagtcagcagacagacagcgtCAAAGACAGACAGCCTCAGTTCTGCTGGTTCTTACATTCAGATACTCGACAGGTTTGGTCACATTGAACTTGTCCATGGTGGAGATGATGATGGCCGGCGTGGTGAGGAAGAACAGTAGAATGAAGAGGATGCAGTTGATGATCAAGCAGCGGATCCACCAGGAGATCCCACCCAGCGACAGGTGCTccctgcagagagacaggagatAAGAGATGGTGCATTTGTCCGCCATTACCCAGCATCCGAGGAGGGCAGAGCTGGTGGACATACCAGCGGACATTCTGCGGGTCGGGCGCATATGAAACACTCCAGTTGTAAACGTGAAGAACTTCGCTGAACTGTGAGGAGCGAGGCTCCTGGCGGCATCGACACCCCTGAACTTGACAGGCGTTAAAGTCCTTCAAGATACTGTATACACGGGGGGCGGGGGTagaagaagacaggaagtgagtcacagacagagaggtggGGTTAACATGGGGAGGAGTTAGGGCGGCACTCACATGGCGGTCATGGCCTCATTCTGGAAGGTGACAAAGGCCATGCCAAGGGGTTTGGTGTGgaccttctccttctccttcctgtaCTCCTCCTTCAGCTTGGCCTCCCTCTTGGTGTAGTAGCTCACTGCCTCCTCCTgcacgccacacacacacacacacatacatacacacaacagcagTTAGCAAGCTAGTGTCAACGCCAACAATGGTGACTAATGAAACCCCTGAGCGTTGCTTAGAAATATCACTACAACAACAGCTTAGAAACGGACAAGTCAGACAGGTTTGAGGCCCAGAAGGTCACCTCCTCACAGCCGGTGATGGCGCAGCAGCAGAGGTGTCCGCAGGGTTTGGGGTTGATCATGGTGGGAACGTGTTCCTTCGCCATCAGGTCAGTGAAGAATTTCTTACTGCGCTCCGTCTTCTTCCTGGAAAACAGACCATCCAGATCAGATATAATATGGCCAAGGCAGGACCCAATCACAGGGTATCCCATTACACGTTGGGTCCTGACCCCGTCCGTCTCACCTTTCAGCATTCAAAGCCATCAGTTTGGCCACGTTGTAGCAGATCCGAGCCTCCAGGACGGTGCAGTTCTCATACGCCTGTCTGCAGAGACCAGAGGACGCATTAGGGTTAAATTGACATTGAGCAGAATCAggatcatcattatcatcattggGAGGAAGAGAACTTACTCAAAATGCTGTTTGATCTGTGTCTCCTCAGCGTATTTTGAGATGCCGTTAATAAATAAAGTGCGCTTCAcctgtgagacagaaaaatagaatGAAACATGACCAGGACCACAACACCATTGTCCCGACCAGAGTCCACATCACCCTCAGGACCTGGTCTATGAAGGGTATTCTAGACCAGAGCGAAGCTGACAGGGACAGTTGCTCTAAACATCCTACAGGTAGTCCAAACAAAAGGTGGGACAgcctggtctctggactcttGTGAAGGATCAGACCCTGAACTGACAGTCGAAATGATGATTATTCTGCTATGATATTACAGTAATGCTGACTTTTGACCTTTCACCAttaaacaagacacacacaataaaaaatgaacTAACTTGAATCCACAATCAGAACATGCtgcagctctgactgttgcTCAGTCATAAAATTAACCTGCTTCCTCCTTAGTAGAAGTGCATGCTGGGTGTTTCTTACCAGGTCATCCTCCTTGTAGTGCATCTTGGACGTGTGTCTTCTCATGCTGTAGACGGTCAGGAGGAGATACATGAAGGCGAATGAGGTGTGAAGCCACAACAGGTTTGTCCTGAAAGAACAAAGTACATGTACAGGTATAGAGATGAGGAGCTGTGCTAAAAGTTTCCTCTGCTTCCAGTATGAGTCAGAGAAATATCACTGGTATGATAATGCAGTCCCTTCTGGGCCAATCAGCTTCTCCCATTCTGATGAGCAATGGCAGCACAAAAGTCAATGGACTCACCCAGACTTCAGGTTGGCGATGGTGGTGCGTCCGAAGCTGTATGCGTTATTTTCTGGAATAATGAAGGGGAGACAAGAGACGTCATTCCTTAATAAGACCTAGAGTTGAGTCGGGCCGAACTTCTGGTCATGTGACGACATGTGACTACTGTTGTCAGACAATTTGATTAATTGATATTTAATTAATACTGATTAATACGTTGAATACCAATGAACTATGGGTTGTTTCCATGGAAACGGAAGCTAATCTGCACTGCAGCCTCCAAccctgaggtcagaggtcaaactgcTCTACCTGTCACAACTCTATGTGTTCTTTACTGCAGCAGAAGAATGTGGGTGACTTGACTGAGAGTGGACTACAGGACTGAACAGGAACAATGGGACCAGGTTCTGAGTCCATCTaccacagcacacagagacagagctcCGGTCTGTTACCTTCTTTAGAGGGGGGTCCGGGCGCTGCCAGGCTGAGGAAAGCATCTTTACTGATAATCCTGACTAGAATCAATGAGACACAAGGTGAGAACACTGAGACAGAGGAACCTGCTGTCTGTGTACGGGCAGGTGACCAGGTGGGGTCTGTAGCTTGGGCCTGGGTGGTCAGCCAAGTGTGGTGCTGTTCTTACCCAGCAGGTCTCCAGAGAAATTGACAGGAAGGACGATGCCAACGGAGAGGACTCCGATGACGACCAGCAGCCCAATGATGTGACGCTGAAAGGACAGGTAGTGAACGGCATCTTCACCACACTTCTCCCTTATCTCTTCATccctggatgaggaggaggaggagacacgGCTTCATCCTTATCTGTGAGCCAGCAGCCGTTTATGTACCAACAGGATGTGACACATCTGTGACTTCAAGAACTTGGCTGACTTTAAATTTTTCATGTATGTTAGCCAGGGTTAGCTGTTAGCATGTTAACTTCAACttttctgtcagccatcttggtttttcaaaccagaagaaacaatatttggaggagaagggggagaCAAGGAGGAGTGAGGAGCAGTGCTGACCTGCTCTTAACCCTGTC contains:
- the pet117 gene encoding protein PET117 homolog, mitochondrial; protein product: MSKASKAVLGLSVVLTVGTVAAVHLKQAWDRQRLHEGVVRDLERWERKKENLRRLEEQRILTRHLKEERQRRETELRPQDNP
- the kat14 gene encoding cysteine-rich protein 2-binding protein isoform X3, giving the protein MPGSMDSSSEQLGAGEDEAACTSTSEGLEEGEVEGETLLIVESEDQGSVDLSHDQSGDSLTSDVGEEADGGWACEDMSFYCDRCHRWIPAAQLRGEQPSYLKGDNFFKFTCSDCSEDDKETFDRMRLTWQQVVMLAMYNLSLEGTGRQGYFRWKEDICAFIGRHWNFLLGTRKKTSTWWSTVAGCLSVGSPTFFRSGAQEFGEPGWWKLVQNRPPTLRPDVDKTTTKINLSRCVAASKPAMDPIITVEGLRKRGARNPVENAMQLKEKRSRTQEAKDIRRAQKEAVGGYTDRSASSTPVKLGSGRSGSSGRRPDIVLEKGEVIDFSSLSSSDRTPLTSPSPSPSPDFSAPGTPASHSATPSLLSEADLIPDPMPPQALFHDDEEMEADGMIDPGMEYLPPPSASMAARKKLRPVPAHIKREAESEDDEGHEGDDDFESVGQGGPPVTAGGCVGGGAERRRMTHPDKADGAGSVSQSPRYAHLTLYEEKMLLRRLDACPLALAVTPQAKRLHRKLLVRQAKRQRGLPLLDIDRAVSATLSLVGGIYGAQEAGTQMGVMGKYCTNSQELRILDRFQTSLSSRRGVQQHSVSFWHRLMGAEGSLEQTIKSPYTSRILKPYIRRDYESRPVKLRLLAEIRAFPHRKDSDWVPEPDAPIDYCYVRPNHIPSVNAMCHDSFWPGVDLSECLQYPDFSVVVLYKKVVIGFGFMVPDVKYNEAYISFLLVHPEWRRAGIGTFMIYHLIQTCMGKDVTLHVSASNPAMLLYQKFGFKAEEYILDFYDKYYPVDSTECRHAFFLRLRR
- the kat14 gene encoding cysteine-rich protein 2-binding protein isoform X2, producing the protein MPGSMDSSSEQLGAGEDEAACTSTSEGLEEGEVEGETLLIVESEDQGSVDLSHDQSGDSLTSDVGEEADGGWACEDMSFYCDRCHRWIPAAQLRGEQPSYLKGDNFFKFTCSDCSEDDKETFDRMRLTWQQVVMLAMYNLSLEGTGRQGYFRWKEDICAFIGRHWNFLLGTRKKTSTWWSTVAGCLSVGSPTFFRSGAQEFGEPGWWKLVQNRPPTLRPDVDKTTTKSKASKPAMDPIITVEGLRKRGARNPVENAMQLKEKRSRTQEAKDIRRAQKEAVGGYTDRSASSTPVKLGSGRSGSSGRRPDIVLEKGEVIDFSSLSSSDRTPLTSPSPSPSPDFSAPGTPASHSATPSLLSEADLIPDPMPPQALFHDDEEMEADGMIDPGMEYLPPPSASMAARKKLRPVPAHIKREAESEDDEGHEGDDDFESVGQGGPPVTAGGCVGGGAERRRMTHPDKADGAGSVSQSPRYAHLTLYEEKMLLRRLDACPLALAVTPQAKRLHRKLLVRQAKRQRGLPLLDIDRAVSATLSLVGGIYGAQEAGTQMGVMGKYCTNSQELRILDRFQTSLSSRRGVQQHSVSFWHRLMGAEGSLEQTIKSPYTSRILKPYIRRDYESRPVKLRLLAEIRAFPHRKDSDWVPEPDAPIDYCYVRPNHIPSVNAMCHDSFWPGVDLSECLQYPDFSVVVLYKKVVIGFGFMVPDVKYNEAYISFLLVHPEWRRAGIGTFMIYHLIQTCMGKDVTLHVSASNPAMLLYQKFGFKAEEYILDFYDKYYPVDSTECRHAFFLRLRR
- the kat14 gene encoding cysteine-rich protein 2-binding protein isoform X1, producing the protein MPGSMDSSSEQLGAGEDEAACTSTSEGLEEGEVEGETLLIVESEDQGSVDLSHDQSGDSLTSDVGEEADGGWACEDMSFYCDRCHRWIPAAQLRGEQPSYLKGDNFFKFTCSDCSEDDKETFDRMRLTWQQVVMLAMYNLSLEGTGRQGYFRWKEDICAFIGRHWNFLLGTRKKTSTWWSTVAGCLSVGSPTFFRSGAQEFGEPGWWKLVQNRPPTLRPDVDKTTTKSKVNLSRCVAASKPAMDPIITVEGLRKRGARNPVENAMQLKEKRSRTQEAKDIRRAQKEAVGGYTDRSASSTPVKLGSGRSGSSGRRPDIVLEKGEVIDFSSLSSSDRTPLTSPSPSPSPDFSAPGTPASHSATPSLLSEADLIPDPMPPQALFHDDEEMEADGMIDPGMEYLPPPSASMAARKKLRPVPAHIKREAESEDDEGHEGDDDFESVGQGGPPVTAGGCVGGGAERRRMTHPDKADGAGSVSQSPRYAHLTLYEEKMLLRRLDACPLALAVTPQAKRLHRKLLVRQAKRQRGLPLLDIDRAVSATLSLVGGIYGAQEAGTQMGVMGKYCTNSQELRILDRFQTSLSSRRGVQQHSVSFWHRLMGAEGSLEQTIKSPYTSRILKPYIRRDYESRPVKLRLLAEIRAFPHRKDSDWVPEPDAPIDYCYVRPNHIPSVNAMCHDSFWPGVDLSECLQYPDFSVVVLYKKVVIGFGFMVPDVKYNEAYISFLLVHPEWRRAGIGTFMIYHLIQTCMGKDVTLHVSASNPAMLLYQKFGFKAEEYILDFYDKYYPVDSTECRHAFFLRLRR